A single window of Dermochelys coriacea isolate rDerCor1 chromosome 2, rDerCor1.pri.v4, whole genome shotgun sequence DNA harbors:
- the CHMP4C gene encoding LOW QUALITY PROTEIN: charged multivesicular body protein 4c (The sequence of the model RefSeq protein was modified relative to this genomic sequence to represent the inferred CDS: deleted 2 bases in 2 codons; substituted 2 bases at 2 genomic stop codons) yields MSKLGKLFKGGGPGRAKGRAGPTPQEALARLRETEEMLTKKQEYLETRIQRELAAARQHGTRNKRAALQALKRKKRYEKQLSQIDGTLSTIEFQREALENSHTNTEVFKNMGYAAQAMKKVHENMXDXTKLILCMDDITEQQAVAQEISEAISNRVGFGDEFDEDELMAELEELEQEELNKKMTDVRLPSVPSTSLPSRPASSRKRVEDEDDMKQLRLGLRNIRLQCLEQQVSYDTRVKSCNNNILYT; encoded by the exons ATGAGTAAGCTCGGCAAGCTGTTCAAGGGAGGCGGCCCCGGGCGCGCCAAGGGGCGCGCGGGCCCCACGCCCCAGGAGGCCTTAGCCCGGCTGCGGGAGACCGAGGAGATGCTCACCAAGAAGCAGGAGTACCTGGAGACCAGGATCCAGAGGGAGCTGGCCGCGGCCAGGCAGCACGGCACCAGGAACAAGCGAG CTGCATTACAAGCCCTGAAGAGAAAAAAGAGGTACGAGAAACAGTTGAGCCAAATTGATGGGACGCTCTCC ACCATCGAGTTCCAGCGGGAAGCATTGGAAAATTCCCACACCAATACAGAAGTGTTCAAGAATATGGGCTATGCTGCACAAGCAATGAAAAAAGTGCATGAAAATATGTAA GACTAGACAAAATTGATTCTTTGCATGGATGATATCACT GAACAGCAAGCGGTTGCCCAGGAGATCTCAGAAGCTATTTCAAACAGAGTTGGGTTTGGTGATGAGTTTGATGAG GATGAGTTGATGGCAGAACTGGAGGAATTGGAGCAAGAAGAACTGAATAAGAAAATGACGGATGTCAGATTGCCAAGTGTCCCATCCACATCACTGCCTTCCCGCCCTG CATCCTCCAGGAAGAGAGTGGAAGATGAAGATGATATGAAGCAGCTGCGGCTTGGGCTTCGTAACATCAGACTGCAGTGTTTAGAACAACAGGTTTCTTATGATACACGTGTAAAGAGTtgcaataataatattttatatacttaA